A genome region from Primulina eburnea isolate SZY01 chromosome 9, ASM2296580v1, whole genome shotgun sequence includes the following:
- the LOC140841695 gene encoding proline-rich receptor-like protein kinase PERK15 — MASSPDTAPPSDMPGESPPAPPADTSPPSPPEQQESPPAPPTSPPAPPTSPPDPPEQPASSPPPPDSPTPGDDPSSSPLPSTPAEPQSPPAPQDPATQHPPSSSSAPSPPASSNNNLTPPPSGGGIPTPNFSPTGGSQTPSALAPPSPQRPSNGNPDSSSGTGASSSPPSDSTESIAVFAGAVVGGILILAILIIFLVCAKRRRKNLPYYKDHGRPTKGGDQYYNGGNTNWHNPQNKDHIVKLPPPPGVMGGWGTTPPPPHANLSNEFSPPGYNNSEQHPISLPPASPNVYGNMGPRSGFSYEELAAATGGFSPSNLLGQGGFGFVHKGVLPDGREVAVKSLKAGSGQGEREFQAEVDIISRVHHRHLVSLVGYCIAGEQRMLVYEFVPNKTLEFHLHAKGQPVMDWATRLRIAVGSAKGLAYLHEDCHPRIIHRDIKTANILLDFNFEAMVADFGLAKLSSENYTHVSTRVMGTFGYLAPEYASSGKLTEKSDVFSFGVMLLELITGRKPVDHTNKTMEDSLVDWARPLLSKASEEGKYDGLVDPRLQENYVPHEMARMVSCAAASIRHSARRRPKMSQIVRALDGNSLLEDLNEGVKPGQSAAFNTRGNIDTYDTGAYNADMMKFRKMVMTSQDINSSECGATSEYGLNPSSSSSSSSSDSRESGDVTTPDPKGSKP; from the exons ATGGCTTCATCTCCTGATACTGCTCCACCAAGCGATATGCCCGGAGAATCTCCGCCAGCTCCTCCCGCAGATACTTCGCCACCCTCTCCACCCGAGCAGCAGGAATCTCCACCGGCCCCTCCAACGTCACCGCCGGCACCTCCAACGTCACCTCCGGATCCGCCGGAGCAGCCAGCTTCCTCCCCTCCTCCTCCAGACTCCCCCACACCCGGAGACGACCCTTCTTCATCCCCACTACCTTCCACACCCGCAGAACCTCAAAGCCCGCCAGCACCTCAAGATCCAGCTACACAGCATCCTCCATCATCGTCGTCGGCGCCATCTCCGCCCGCTTCATCGAACAATAACCTCACGCCTCCTCCTTCTGGCGGCGGTATTCCAACACCTAACTTCTCTCCAACAGGTGGGTCACAAACACCATCTGCTTTGGCTCCTCCATCTCCTCAGCGGCCATCAAACGGGAATCCGGATTCATCGTCTGGGACAGGTGCTTCGTCTTCGCCGCCATCTGATTCGACAGAGAGTATAGCGGTCTTTGCAGGTGCAGTTGTTGGAGGAATATTGATTCTTGCCATTTTGATTATCTTCCTGGTATGTGCGAAGAGGAGGAGGAAGAACTTGCCGTATTATAAAGATCATGGGCGTCCAACTAAAG GCGGAGATCAATATTACAATGGCGGCAACACAAACTGGCACAACCCCCAGAACAAGGATCACATCGTCAAGCTTCCTCCACCACCCGGCGTCATGGGCGGCTGGGGCACAACTCCTCCCCCGCCCCATGCAAACCTAAGCAACGAGTTCAGTCCTCCTGGCTACAACAATTCAGAGCAACATCCCATTTCCCTGCCACCTGCATCTCCAAACGTGTATGGCAATATGGGACCCAGAAGCGGGTTCAGTTACGAAGAGCTCGCAGCTGCAACAGGTGGGTTTTCTCCTTCCAATTTGTTAGGCCAAGGCGGGTTCGGTTTCGTGCACAAAGGAGTCTTACCCGACGGGAGGGAGGTTGCCGTGAAAAGTCTGAAGGCCGGCAGCGGGCAAGGCGAACGCGAGTTCCAAGCTGAGGTTGATATTATCAGCCGAGTTCATCACCGGCACCTCGTGTCTCTGGTTGGATATTGCATTGCTGGAGAGCAGCGGATGCTGGTTTACGAGTTCGTGCCAAACAAGACCTTAGAATTCCATCTTCATG CAAAGGGTCAGCCAGTTATGGACTGGGCGACTAGGCTTCGGATTGCGGTGGGATCGGCCAAGGGGCTTGCTTACCTGCATGAAGATT GCCACCCGCGAATCATCCATCGCGACATCAAGACGGCAAATATACTTCTTGACTTCAACTTTGAGGCCATG GTGGCTGATTTCGGATTGGCAAAACTCTCTAGTGAAAATTACACTCACGTCTCTACACGTGTCATGGGAACTTTCGG GTATCTGGCTCCGGAGTATGCATCGAGCGGAAAGCTAACGGAGAAGTCGGATGTCTTCTCCTTCGGAGTGATGCTATTGGAGCTGATAACGGGGCGGAAACCGGTAGACCATACCAATAAAACCATGGAAGACAGCTTAGTCGACTGG GCGAGACCACTTCTGTCAAAAGCATCGGAAGAAGGGAAATACGATGGTTTAGTGGATCCACGCCTCCAAGAAAACTATGTTCCCCATGAGATGGCTCGCATGGTTTCTTGCGCAGCTGCTTCCATTCGCCATTCTGCCAGAAGACGCCCTAAGATGAGCCAG attgTACGTGCTTTGGATGGTAATTCGCTGCTGGAGGACTTGAATGAAGGCGTGAAACCTGGACAAAGCGCTGCTTTTAACACGAGAGGCAATATCGACACCTACGACACTGGTGCATACAATGCCGACATGATGAAATTCAGGAAGATGGTGATGACGAGCCAGGATATCAACAGCAGCGAATGTGGAGCCACGAGTGAGTACGGGCTGAACCCATCGTcatccagcagcagcagcagcagcgacTCGCGAGAATCCGGAGATGTTACTACACCTGATCCCAAGGGATCAAAACCATAG
- the LOC140841691 gene encoding phragmoplastin interacting protein 1, whose amino-acid sequence MVLSNKKLKQKLRAAKVELVVESEARNKDAEKFRALNSELPDSTKMIFNTESHKPTLSKREKRRQKVHENSDVLKHIEVVDGTDREKDVELKSDNMEVKMKKKRKRDEDKVKRDVENNKAEKLKKKKKSKNKKKPTKSGNNPVKEDGFEKSRNEVSKVQLKAEVDECNKRQDVEVAAKVYVGGIPYYSTEDDIRSYFEGCGTIINVDCMLFPDTGKFRGIAIITFKTEAAVKRALALHGSDMGGLFLTVQPFKSSKPSKSSNFSPSVLEGYNRIYIGNLSWDITENDLRELFSDCSVTSIRFGEDKNTKEFKGYAHVDFADSFSLHIALKLDQEFVCGRPVRISCAVRRNGTAKNSTSMAKDSKTDDGVVNIAIEGNNDISESKTDSIEVSPVSSKIRRRTCYECGERGHLSSACPKKQAMAKESETDGHEVSLITEGNNIRESKTDDIEVSAVSSKIRRRTCYECGERGHLSSSCPKKAATESTNPDGV is encoded by the exons ATGGTGCTGTCAAACAAGAAGTTGAAGCAAAAGCTGCGAGCTGCTAAAGTGGAACTTGTTGTGGAGTCAGAGGCTCGGAACAAAGATGCTGAAAAATTCAGAGCTTTGAATTCCGAACTCCCTGATTCTACAAAGATGATCTTTAATACAGAATCCCACAAGCCAACATTGTCAAAACGAGAAAAGAGAAGGCAAAAGGTACATGAAAACTCTGATGTTCTAAAGCATATAGAAGTCGTTGATGGCACAGATAGAGAGAAAGACGTTGAGCTGAAGTCAGACAACATGGAGGtgaagatgaagaagaagaggaagagAGATGAAGATAAGGTGAAGAGGGATGTTGAGAACAATAAGGCAGAAAAgttgaagaaaaagaagaaatctAAGAATAAGAAGAAACCTACGAAATCGGGAAACAATCCAGTCAAAGAGGATGGATTTGAGAAGAGTAGGAATGAAGTAAGCAAAGTGCAACTCAAGGCAGAGGTCGATGAGTGCAATAAGAG ACAAGATGTGGAGGTAGCTGCAAAAGTATATGTTGGGGGCATTCCATACTACTCTACTGAAGATGATATTCGGAGTTACTTTGAAGGTTGTGGTACAATTATTAATGTTGATTGTATGTTATTTCCGGACACTGGGAAGTTCAGAGGAATTGCCATAATCACTTTCAAG ACTGAAGCAGCTGTTAAAAGAGCATTAGCTCTTCATGGTTCTGATAT GGGAGGACTATTTTTGACAGTCCAGCCATTCAAATCATCTAAACCCAGCAAATCGTCAAACTTTTCCCCTTCAGTTTTGGAGGGATACAACAGGATCTATATTGGTAATTTGTCCTGGGATATAACTGAGAATGATTTGAGGGAACTTTTCTCTGATTGTTCGGTCACCTCTATACGATTTGGTGAAGACAAGAATACAAAGGAGTTCAAGGGTTATGCCCATGTGGATTTTGCCGATAGTTTTTCCCTGCACATTGCTCTGAAATTAGATCAAGAATTTGTCTGCGGAAGACCTGTTAGAATAAGCTGTGCTGTACGGAGAAATGGAACTGCGAAAAACTCAACGTCCATGGCAAAAGATAGTAAAACTGACGATGGTGTAGTCAATATAGCCATTGAAGGTAACAATGATATCAGCGAAAGTAAAACTGATAGCATTGAAGTGAGTCCAGTCAGTTCAAAGATTAGGAGGCGGACTTGTTATGAGTGTGGAGAACGCGGCCACCTCTCATCTGCTTGCCCGAAGAAGCAAGCCATGGCAAAAGAAAGTGAAACCGATGGTCATGAAGTCAGTCTCATTACTGAAGGTAATAATATCAGGGAAAGTAAAACAGATGATATTGAAGTAAGTGCAGTGAGTTCAAAGATTAGGAGACGGACATGTTACGAGTGTGGAGAACGCGGCCACCTCTCATCTTCTTGCCCGAAGAAGGCAGCAACTGAGTCGACGAATCCTGATGGAGTATGA
- the LOC140841693 gene encoding uncharacterized protein gives MLSLMEKVLCFCFTRKRRKGSAETRMAKCLKLRICSAVASTMQSCRSKEPSTLPQNPDLKHQIPRAYLKHHVSSSQDFEWKEEGKWHVVDKICEKRTPRPREMKMVQDFPPPPFEADRRKRRVKKKKNVPSRLRVSYSSGDSGWFSSEGAGDERDEEETETLVSSNSMNISPANESAQPFSSQHRNNKRRPVASMRRRGTSKPPPEADGEIPARLSMLKKLIPCTVDGKVKESFAVVKKSEDPYEDFKNSMMDMILEKQMFEDKDLEQLLQCFLSLNSRHYHGIIVQAFCEIWDTIFTPSSPHQ, from the exons ATGCTTAGTCTCATGGAAAAAGTATTATGCTTCTGCTTCACTCGAAAG AGAAGGAAAGGAAGTGCTGAAACAAGAATGGCCAAATGCCTGAAGCTTCGAATCTGCAGCGCAGTGGCCTCCACCATGCAATCTTGCCGCTCGAAAGAGCCTTCCACTCTCCCGCAAAACCCCGACCTCAAACACCAAATCCCCCGTGCTTATTTGAAGCATCACGTTTCCTCTTCCCAAGACTTCGAGTGGAAGGAGGAGGGTAAATGGCACGTTGTGGACAAGATCTGCGAGAAGAGAACCCCTCGCCCGCGGGAAATGAAAATGGTGCAGGACTTTCCGCCGCCGCCCTTCGAGGCGGATAGAAGGAAACGACGCgttaagaagaagaagaacgtCCCCAGCAGGCTTCGCGTCAGCTACTCGTCGGGTGATAGCGGCTGGTTCAGCAGCGAAGGCGCTGGAGACGAAAGAGATGAAGAGGAAACAGAAACCTTGGTCTCCTCCAATTCCATGAACATTTCTCCTGCTAATGAAAGTGCACAACCCTTCTCCTCTCAACACAGGAACAACAAAAGAAGACCAGTCGCCTCCATGCGGCGGCGGGGGACCTCCAAACCACCTCCTGAAGCGGACGGCGAGATTCCGGCGAGATTGTCCATGCTGAAAAAACTGATACCATGCACGGTGGATGGAAAAGTGAAGGAAAGCTTCGCTGTGGTGAAGAAATCAGAGGACCCATACGAAGACTTCAAGAATTCGATGATGGACATGATTTTGGAGAAGCAAATGTTCGAGGATAAGGATTTAGAGCAGCTGCTGCAGTGTTTCTTGTCGTTGAATTCCAGGCATTATCATGGGATCATAGTTCAGGCTTTTTGTGAAATTTGGGACACCATTTTCACTCCTTCCTCTCCGCATCAATAA
- the LOC140841694 gene encoding plant-specific TFIIB-related protein 1 encodes MRCPYCSSEQGRCATTSSGRNITECTSCGRVVEERQTLPHHLFHIRAQDSPLCLVTSDLPPVPTAPQNSDEDPFEPTGFITAFSTWSLEPYPVFANSSLSFSGHLAELERVLETTSSTANPSGPSVVVDNLRAYLQIIDVASILGLDCDITDHAFQLFRDCSSATCLRNRSVEALATAALVQAIREAQEPRTLQEISVAANLPQKEIGKYIKILGEALQLSQPINSNSISVHMPRFCTLLQLNKSAQELATHIGEVVINKCFCTRRNPISISAAAIYLACQLEDKRKTQAEICKVTGLTEVTLRKVYKELLENWDDLLPSNYNPVVPPEKAFPTASISAGRSSSSKADIVEAVLLDKDKHAKPIEISSASHQNKGKENAEKDNFHKAYNSAILGTPSFWKPQVPSANASVHKPPDTKQTSTQNMEIDLQYKTREEKRVDTDAKSASSSSMRPVQFPTPPSRGTGVLPWPFRPPVTSSGSPSVQFVQPTKISPGVVDKQPMPPNLNEKFS; translated from the exons ATGCGGTGCCCCTACTGCTCGTCTGAGCAAGGCCGCTGCGCCACCACATCCTCCGGCCGTAACATAACGGAGTGCACCTCCTGTGGGCGCGTGGTTGAGGAGCGGCAGACACTACCTCACCATCTTTTCCACATCCGAGCGCAAGATTCCCCTCTCTGCTTGGTCACCTCCGACCTCCCCCCCGTACCGACAGCCCCTCAAAATTCCGACGAAGACCCATTCGAGCCGACCGGGTTCATCACTGCCTTTTCAACTTGGTCCCTCGAGCCTTACCCTGTTTTCGCCAATTCTTCGCTCTCGTTCTCGGGGCACCTAGCGGAGCTGGAACGGGTCCTGGAAACTACGTCTTCTACGGCAAACCCTTCAGGGCCATCGGTGGTTGTGGACAATTTAAGGGCGTACCTGCAGATTATTGATGTGGCGTCGATTTTAGGGCTGGATTGTGATATTACAGATCACGCGTTTCAGTTGTTCAGGGATTGTTCTTCTGCCACTTGCTTGAGGAATCGTAGTGTCGAGGCTCTTGCTACTGCTGCTTTGGTGCAGGCCATCAGAGAAGCTCAAGAACCCAGGACTCTCCAG GAAATATCCGTTGCTGCAAATTTACCCCAAAAGGAGATAGGAAAGTACATCAAAATTCTTGGAGAAGCTCTTCAACTTAGCCAGCCAATCAATAGCAACTCCATATCTGTGCACATGCCACGGTTTTGCACACTTCTCCAACTCAACAAATCTGCTCAG GAGCTGGCAACACACATAGGCGAAGTTGTTATAAACAAATGCTTCTGCACCCGAAGAAACCCCATCAGCATCTCTGCAGCTGCCATTTATTTGGCCTGCCAGTTAGAAGACAAACGCAAAACACAGGCCGAAATCTGTAAAGTGACTGGCCTAACAGAAGTAACTCTGCGCAAAGTGTACAAGGAGCTATTGGAAAATTGGGATGACCTTCTTCCATCAAATTATAACCCAGTCGTCCCTCCAGAGAAAGCGTTTCCAACTGCTTCTATTTCTGCCGGCCGCTCGTCCTCCTCCAAAGCCGATATAGTCGAAGCGGTTTTGTTAGACAAGGACAAGCATGCAAAACCAATTGAAATCTCGAGTGCATCCCATCAAAACAAAGGTAAAGAAAATGCCGAGAAGGATAATTTCCACAAGGCTTATAACTCTGCAATTCTTGGAACACCATCCTTCTGGAAACCACAGGTTCCGAGTGCCAATGCTTCCGTCCACAAACCCCCAGACACGAAGCAAACCTCGACCCAGAATATGGAGATCGATTTACAGTACAAGACGAGGGAGGAAAAAAGGGTCGATACAGATGCAAAGTCTGCTTCTTCTAGTTCCATGAGACCGGTTCAATTTCCTACTCCCCCTTCTCGAGGTACCGGCGTCTTGCCTTGGCCGTTTCGCCCtcctgtgacgtcatcaggtTCTCCATCTGTTCAATTTGTGCAACCAACGAAGATATCCCCTGGCGTGGTAGATAAACAACCTATGCCACCTAATCTAAATGAAAAGTTCAGCTAA
- the LOC140841692 gene encoding uncharacterized protein encodes MTTRIAPGVGANLLGQHAAERNQDATVYVGNLETKASEELLWELFVQAGPVVNVYVPKDRVTNAHQGYGFVEFRSEEDADYAIKVLNMIKLYGKAIRVNKASQDKKSVDVGANLFIGNLDPDVDEKLLYDTFSAFGVIVSNPKIMRDPETGNSRGFGFISYDSFEASDAAIETMNGQYLCNRQITVSYAYKKDTKGERHGTPAERVLAASNPTTQKNRPHTMFASGPPTLPQTNNTAAVPVPPRPFANGTIPPPPVQQFRPPPPQTAVYQTIPMPPPQSWQGQPPNAGPIGIPPHMQHFANVPPPPPPQVNQVFVRPPPPPAGMVAPPLWRPPPPPQQLGVGLHSMHQMPMPPPQHPQ; translated from the exons ATGACCACGCGAATTGCGCCGGGAGTGGGTGCTAACCTTTTGGGCCAACACGCCGCCGAGCGCAACCAAGACGCCACCGTCTATGTTGGCAATTTAGAAACCAAA GCAAGCGAGGAGCTATTGTGGGAGTTATTTGTGCAAGCCGGTCCTGTAG TCAATGTATATGTTCCCAAGGACAGAGTTACAAATGCTCATCAAGGCTATGGCTTTGTTGAGTTCAGAAGTGAAGAAGATGCTGACTAT GCCATCAAGGTATTGAATATGATAAAGTTGTATGGGAAGGCCATTCGAGTAAATAAG GCATCACAAGATAAGAAAAGTGTGGATGTTGGAGCTAACCTTTTTATAGGGAACCTCGATCCT GATGTTGATGAGAAGCTTCTGTATGATACTTTCAGTGCTTTTGGTGTCATCGTTTCGAATCCGAAG ATAATGAGAGATCCAGAGACTGGAAATTCTCGTGGGTTTGGCTTTATTAGTTACGACTCTTTTGAGGCTTCTGATGCTGCTATTGAG ACAATGAATGGCCAGTATCTCTGCAATCGTCAGATAACTGTGTCTTACGCATACAAGAAAGACACAAAGGGGGAGCGTCATGGTACCCCTGCTG AGCGAGTGTTGGCTGCGAGTAATCCAACTACACAGAAAAATCGACCTCATACCATGTTTGCTAGTGGACCTCCAACACTCCCTCAGACGAACAATACTGCTGCTGTTCCTGTGCCACCACGACCTTTTGCAAATGGAACTATTCCTCCACCTCCAGTCCAGCAATTCCGCCCACCACCTCCACAAACCGCCGTCTATCAAACTATACCGATGCCTCCACCACAATCTTGGCAGGGTCAGCCACCAAATGCTGGTCCAATTGGCATTCCTCCACATATGCAGCACTTTGCCAACGTGCCACCACCACCTCCCCCACAAGTCAATCAAGTTTTTGTTAGGCCACCTCCACCTCCTGCAGGAATGGTTGCTCCGCCCCTTTGGCggccaccaccaccaccccaGCAGCTTGGTGTTGGGCTACATTCTATGCACCAGATGCCGATGCCCCCGCCCCAACATCCGCAGTGA